In Equus quagga isolate Etosha38 unplaced genomic scaffold, UCLA_HA_Equagga_1.0 HiC_scaffold_5278_RagTag, whole genome shotgun sequence, the genomic stretch GAGGGCTGGGTGTGCCACCAGGGGCTTCTCCAGTTGTCCTTAAACTGTGACTgactggggagaaggagaggcagattgatggagatgaagagaaaaataaacccagaacTGGTGAAAGCTGATAAGACGCCTGGTTGGCTCCAATTAGCTGTGTGCTTACAAATGGTTAAACATTAGTTTAGGTTTTTTCCTATCAAAGGGCAAAATTCAGAGCCAGGAGACGTAGGCGTGTCTGTGGAAAGCTCTAGCCTGTTTGTTTAGGTCACTAGGCGGTAGCCCAGTGGTTTGGGAGTGTCAGTAGTCATTCTTGTTGCTACCTGCACTCCCTCCAGCATGGCCTGCCTTCTCCGTGCAGTTTGGAGAGTTTCTGCAGGGGTTTTCTTCTTATCACTGTGGGGCATGAGTGTAGGTGACAAGCTGCTGGTGGTCCCTCAGGACGGAAGCCACTGGCTCAGTATGAAGGACATCATTGAGCCTCTCAGTGAGAAGGGGCATGACATCGTGGTGCTGGTGCCAGAAGTCAATTTGCTCCTGAAAGAATCGAAATACTACACAAGAAGAATCTATCCAGTGCCCTACGACGAGGAAGAGATGGTGAGCCGTTACCGCTCTTTTGGAAAGAATCACTTTGCTGAGAGATGGCTCCTGAATGCTGCTCAGACTGAGTACAGGAATGTCATGATCGTTATCGACATGTACTTCACCAACTGCCAGAGCCTCCTGAACCACTCTGAGACCCTGAGCTTCCTCAGGGAGAGCAAGTTCGATGCCCTTTTCACAGACCCGGCCTTACCCTGTGGGGTGATCCTGGCTGACTACCTGGGCCTGCCCTCCGTGTACCTCTTCAGGGGCTTCCCGTGTTCCCTGGAGTATGCGTTCACTAGAAGCCCAAACCCGGTGTCCTACACTCCCAGGTGCTTCACCCAGTTCTCAGACCAGATGACTTTCCCCCAACGTGTGGCCAACTTCCTCGCTAATTACTTGGAGATCTACCTATTTTACTGTGTGTATTCAAAGTATGAAGACCTCACTTGGAACGCTCTCAAGAGAGATGTGCACTTACCTACTTTATATCAGAAGGGCTCCATTTGGCTGTTAAGATACGACTTTGTGTTTGAGTATCCAAGACCAGTCATGCCCAACATGGTCTTCGTTGGAGGGGTCAACTGCAAGAAGGAGGGAATCCTGCCTCAGGTGGGTGGTTTATTTGTTTTGGATTGCCCCTGTTCTTTGGGGACAGACATCATTCACTTGCTCTGTCTTCCCTGTCATTTTGCTCCTTGAGCCATCTGTCACCTGGGATGGCTGCCTGAAGAACCAGCAGTGGGATGGGGATGCCAGGCTTGGAGTAGGGATGTGCAGGAGACCTGAGgcagaggtttttgttttgttttgttttggtgaggaagattggccctgagataacatctgtgccaatcttcctctatttttttttgtacgtgggacactgccacaccatggcttgatggatcggtgtgtaggtctgggTCTGGAATCCAAATCCAGCCAACCTCGGGTCACCAAAGAGGAGTATGCGacctttaccactatgccactgggctggccctgaggcagaGATTTTGAAAGATGTTGAGGTTTTGAGTGAAGATAGGGCTCATGCCTGCCAACAGCAGGAGATAGCTTTAGCTAGGTAATCTGTAGACAGTCACAGAATCATAGAATAAGCCTTAGAGTTTCCAGTCCAAATTCTGAATTATCTATTGAGAAAAGAGGTGAAGGCTTGACCAAGAGGATGCAGAGCTCAGAGGATAGTCCAGGTCAAAACCCTTCTCCCACGTGTGTGCCATCCATTTTCCCAGGGCCCtaaaccaggggtcagcaaactgtagCCAGCGGACCCAATCTGCCCAGAAGCCTGTTACATGGCCCAGAGCTAAGGATGGTGTTCACATGCTTAAAGGGatgtgaaaaacaacaacaatgagtAGGTGACAGAGAGGTGTGTTGCCTGCTGAGCCTACGTATTTCctctctgaccctttacagaaaaggtgtGTTGACCTCTGACCCAAGGCAAGTATTCCTAGATGCCCTCCTGACACGTGGGGAAGAGGGCCCAGAGCTACTTGGAAAATAGAAACTTGTGATTCTTGTGGTTTTTTGGTTTTAGTATTTCCACTGTTGAAAGGCTTCAGACCACTGTGTCTTTCCCACCAGAATCCTcttgttgaatgtttttttcttgagAGAGGAAGCCTCAGTAGTTCCCAAAGACCCTTCCCACCCTCCTTGAACACCTGCCCATTTCTTGTTGACCCTTTGGACAGTTGGAGTCATTGTGAGAGGCAGTGGGGGCCGGGGGATGAGCATAAGTGGACTGGTTCCAGGGAGCACGG encodes the following:
- the LOC124232386 gene encoding UDP-glucuronosyltransferase 1-6-like, with protein sequence MACLLRAVWRVSAGVFFLSLWGMSVGDKLLVVPQDGSHWLSMKDIIEPLSEKGHDIVVLVPEVNLLLKESKYYTRRIYPVPYDEEEMVSRYRSFGKNHFAERWLLNAAQTEYRNVMIVIDMYFTNCQSLLNHSETLSFLRESKFDALFTDPALPCGVILADYLGLPSVYLFRGFPCSLEYAFTRSPNPVSYTPRCFTQFSDQMTFPQRVANFLANYLEIYLFYCVYSKYEDLTWNALKRDVHLPTLYQKGSIWLLRYDFVFEYPRPVMPNMVFVGGVNCKKEGILPQVGGLFVLDCPCSLGTDIIHLLCLPCHFAP